GATAAAAACCGAGATATTTCTCAAAAATCAACTCTACATCGTCTTGATATTAACTCAATAAATATTGGAGAAATTCATGCAGTGTGGAAAACAGCTCTAAATCTACCTGACGAAACAAAAAGGGCAATAGTTAAACGGGTAGAATTCTTACTGGAACTTACATGCTTCAAGCAATTAAGGCAAAAATTCCAAATAGAAAATGTTGACTCAATCTGTCCCATTTGCtggattgaagaaaaaaaaaaaaaactcatccaCTTCATTACTAGATGTCATGTCTTTGAAGGTATCCACAGAAAACACTATAGAACCATCAATCATGAGATAGTGAAAAAATGGAAGCATTCAGTGGAATAAAAAGTTCCGCGATAGATACATTATATGCCAGTTGATAACAGACTGCATGAAACTCACTGGAGAATATCTGCCTCATGATGTAGAGCCTATGAACAATAGTCAACATCTCGTAGATTGTGCTATGATATGCATGAGAAGCGACTGAGATATTCTATCACGGTGGACTACTTTTAACTTGAATGGATTATATTGCGCCCTGTAACATAAACCTCACACTCTTAGTCTATATTGATATTTGTGCCCGTGTTATATAAgccaacaaattttaaaaatccgTTGTGCCTCATTAGCCAGTTTACTAGCAGGAGGAAGATACAGAAAAGAAGAAGATCCTAAACTGACATCGCGTCCTCCGGCattcaataactataacatatctCATATAAACTGCAGTGAGAATGTCCCGAATCCTGTCTTATATAAACTGCAATGAGAATGTCCCAATTCGTAtcttatacaatttataaacactGCAGTGAGAATTTCCCAATTCATATAAACTGCAATAAGAATGTCCCGATTCATATCTCATATAAACTGCAGTGAGAATTTCCCGATTCATATCTTATATAAACTGCAGTGAGAATGTCCTGATTCATATCTCATATAAACTGCATTGATAAGGTCCTGATTCATATCTCATATAAACTGTAGTGAGAGGGTCTCGATTCATATCTCATATGCACTGCAGTGAGAATGTCTTGATTCAAATCTCATACTAACTGCAGTGAGAATGTCCCGATTCATATCTTATATAAACTGCAGTTGGAATGTCCCGATACATGTCTCATACAAACTGCAGTAAGATTGTCCTGATGCATATCTCACACAAGCTGCAGTAAGATTGTCCTGATGCATATATTAGACAATCATCTCAAAACATAACTGAAACATACAACAATCAACAAACACTAATAAAGTGCTTTTCTTTTCCTCAATTTCTCTTAATGAATTCAAAAGAAAGAGTGTTTCACAATTAAAAGTAATGTTTTAGCAACCATGAGAAAACATATGAATAGTCATTATAATTGATatgatttaatttatatttgatgTAATATGAATATTACAACTAATTACTTCCCTGAGTGATTAGtggaatgaatgaatgaatgaatgaatgaatgaatattctTTTTGCGAAAGCATTTATGTAACAGGAaacatcaggaggagcttggactcctgaaGGATATTGTAACAagccaatatttgaaataaatatttaaagatatatatgttattaaaaaaaaagagaagaagaataaagtgctttttttattacaaaaatcaaCAGCCATATATATTCATCAACAATTTAATTTCAACTTAGTACAAGCAATAACCTGATGATgcaaaacaataattaaaatttaccaaaaaataaaatagttggtTACAGTAACAATACTTTTTAAATTCCATAATATCATACCATTACTTTGGGATAACTTCTGCAACATTTTGAAACAccatttcttaaatttatatctgtgtaatattttgtatatattattacAATAATTTGGTTTTTTAATACAAAAGTATTGTTGACATTTCATGTATGTATATTTTTCAATACAAactacaaatgaaaaaataaaaatagattataaattataaatgccGAGTAAGACAGTAAAGTGGACTTCTTGTACAATGCATGAGTGTATCTGTTGGTTTAACATCACTGCACATTAGAGTTAAACTTACCAGGAAAAATAACTCTGTCAATCCATGTGATACGATTTACTGCAGAttgtaaaaatgtacttttatttagTCTTATAGTCTATAAGTTAGTCAGTTTCtttcatgttcaattttttttttattttgtggttgtataaaaagggggaaaggggtgtgtgtgtgtgtgtgttataaCCTCTTGCCCCTTACTCATATTTTCTGTTATTGATAATAAATACAAAGCACTGCAATGCAAAAGTTTTTGTTGATGAGCAATTAAGATGTTTTTGTTTGTGAGCTTTGTGAGACTTCATTTAGAATTTGAAAAGTCATGATTCATAAATTCAAAGTTTCACATTCATAGCTGTGACCTTGACCTACAAGATATCTTCTTTGGCCAGGGTCAATTCAGATTTAAGCATTTGTTTGACAATATTTTGCTGGATATTACACCTACAATATTCCTTAGTCCTTTACCTAAATGGATCATACTACCACTAGACTCCCTAGAGTATCAATTGAttgaataaaaattcataataaattTACCATTGACAATATAAGACCATCTTTAAATGGAATTCATAATAGAGAGTGAGGAATAACTGACAAATAAGAAACTACATCCAGACAAACCTTGTATTTTGATGTAACATGTCATACGGTCATACCACATTAATTGTTCTTAGAATATACAAATTTCTTGTTGCTTTTTGCAGTGTTAATATCTTCGTGTGGTATGAATCTAGATTTAAAAGTCATTTTTTACTGCTGTATATaaaggaagattttttttttttggaaaataacagttttcaaattttgatggcAAGaggaaataatacaaataattcaGAAAAATATCTTTGATTCATGATCTTCAATGCATGTGGTTAATGTTTTGACAagcaaaggagaaggttcacgaggGGTTAAAATTTGCCCtgacttttatatgttttttaaatcgggtcaaaaattacaaatttcacaaaaaaatacttgtgataatactatcaagacaaaaatattttttctggcacTTAACTTTATAATTTATGGAGCTATGACTTCTTAAATAAgcataaattgttttaaaaggtaaattttggtactttttttcaacaatttcaattgttttttggcataattaaccttggccatctacgatccaaaaagtttttaaattgatgaaatctatatcgAAATCGGAATCTTTTGGTCACAacacattttggatcgtaggtggcggccaaggtgtctctaaagcttttaggtctgaaaactgcacaaaattatcatattttgacaaaatgtatttagcatttatacttttgaaatagacccatttacgaaccaaattaAGAACTTTTTGgggttttatgataaagttgatattttaggccattttgtgtcataagtgaaccttgtcctttgcacaaataatataaaatatataaaattaacattttcagcATCTGATAAGGTGTACAAATTTTATGTCATTATAACATCCCTTATGATTCAATGTGTCAAAACTATATATATCTTTGGTCAATTTTTTCATGATAATAATGgtaaattcaaaattattgcAAGTTTTCAATTTATGCCAATAATTGAACTGGAATCTACTGGATGTGTATTGCTTTTATAAGAACTCACATTCTGAAATCTGATACTTATCATCCTTCCCTTCACCTTTATCTACCTGCTCAGTCCCTAATTAATTCTCATATCAAGGTTTTGAGACAAAGAGGAGGCATTATCAGCAATGTCACAATGCCAGAGAAGAATTTATTAGCAACATCACAACATGTGAGTAGAcgttatcaataaaattgagaatggaaatggggaatgtgccaaagagacaacaacctgaccatagagcagacaacagcagaaggtcaccaacaggtcttcaatgcaacgagaaattcccgcacccggaggcgtccttcacctTCAAGCTTGTTTTTGTATAGCATAAAACTGTCTTGGGGAAGGAAGAAGACCAGATCAGTCACTTGACACAATGTCGAGCTTTTTAACTTGTTTGCTGAAAAGGGTTCATATTGTGGCTGGTGACTGATATCTtacattatcgctattttgtgcatttttcctttgattttttttttgtgataattttcatatcattctactcgcttgagatggaaaattatggCATTGCTATCAaatttgacatgaaattgacaacgtcgtcataggtaaaatagcgataaaaagattatcattgttcatctcaactcgattgcctttctctcTTTCGCCGTCCTCGCtcaagcgagaaaagcaatctcgttgagatgatcaccgataatctataaatatcaatgtgtagaaaaccaaATATTCTAGTATACAAATATCTGTATGTTACTTTTcctaaaattgcaataatttatcaCAAAATTTGGTTTCTCAATGTGTCAAAACTgcaatttaataaatgtttgccATAATTTCTGAACTTACATTACTAAAATGAAATTTCATTAGGAATCAGTACATGTAACAACAATGAATGaaccttctttaaattttaactaCTTTATGTAATTCAAATCCTTCTTTTTTAGGAATCTACCTTTATCATAATAATGGCTTAGACCTTTTTTTTctaacaaatatgaaaatatcaCAACTATTGAATGGTTTCTAGGTTAAATATGAATACATCAGATATTCTGTAAATTATATGATTGAGTGTCCTGACTGTCTGTTTGTGTATTACTTTTTGCTTGTGATGTTGACACGTCTTGTTTGGTGTCTGTCTCTGAATTTCCCTCTGATTTTTGCCCTGTTTCTTTATTGTGATCCTTTCCCAAATTCTCCTCTTGTTTTTGTCCCTGCTCAGTGTCCATTGCATCTGAATCACGGATTTCACCACCTTCATCACATTTATTGTCAATTTCTGATTTTCCTTGATCAATGATATTATCAAGCGACATCTGACTTTCAAGTGGTACTTTTTCTGATCCTTCCTCAACTACCTTTGCATAATGCTTCATTTCTTGTGAATCATCATCCATATCAACATCATTATGGTTGGATACTAAATTTGACATGTTGCTGTCGTCTGCTTTGTTACTATGACGACCATATTTGTCATCACCTGATTCATAACCTTCCTCAACTTTTCTCATGTAGTCTTGAAGTCTTTTTCTTTCATCGTCAGCCCGTAATGTTTCTACCCAATAGTCTTTACAGCTCTCGTAACAGTTTTTCAAAGTTTTCTTCTCTAATGCTTCTTCTATAATAAATTCTAGAAATCTGACTTTCATGTGTTCATATCCAAGTTCTCCAAGACATTTTAAGATTCTGGTTATTCTCAAATAATTGTGATATGAcctgaaaatacaaaaatgtataaaaaatcaattgaaactTTTGAGGACAAAATGTATAATGAAAAGGTTCTAAAGTAATGTCTCTCAGGGTTTGGGTTAAAATGCATTGACTTTATAAAAGTCAAACTCTCAATTTAAGTAGTCTTTCTTGGAACTTTTTGTTGCAAGATTGGTGGAAGCAGAGGGTATTTGTTCACACCCAGAAGCTATGAATGTGTGCCCTACAAACATCTATAGTATACTCACAGTAACTCACCCATTATTCAAGGGTTTAAGCACAACAAACATTGCATGTATATCAccattctaatatttttttttagaaattagcTCAATACCAATTTGTAATACcgattaaaatatcattttcttagAATATCTAAACCTCATTGTcttcttgcaaaaaaaaaatcagttaatgGAAGGGTGGGGATGGTGCAGTAAACACAAATATTCAGTCAACacaatttttctaaatttcaataCCGGTAATTGCTTTttatgagtcttttttttttaaatcctgcaATCAATTTGCAGTTTTAGTTTCATTGTTTAGTCATAATATGTCAAAGAATCTTTTAATTCTCCCCTCCCCCTTTTATTCCCCATTTTCTCTTTCATCCCATGTTTTATTCTACTCATTCCTCAACAGACAACATGTTCAGTTATTCAACTGAATACTGCAATATTTACATAAACTTAATCATGTGTTTGTCCTTGTACCATGTTGGAATGGAAAATAATCGCAGTCaatagtatatatatttcattcTTACATAATACAAGGTCTAAagtcatttcaatttattttgtatcAAAGCCTCAGAATGATTAAATGATCATGACCTATATTGCACCTTCATTTCTTTAAATCatacaaagaaacaaaacaaataaatttttgttttaactttactGACTTAAAACAcattaatatattaaaacaatcaTTGCAAATTCCATAAGGGACAAAACGTTTTACAATTGCGTCAACTTACGGAGCCACAAGgcttatttgtatatttaaagtACCGCACATTCTCAAGTTAACCAAAAAAGAATATGTGCCCGTATCTGATTAGCGGTAATTTATAGCTTGATAAGAGTTTAATTTTCAAGTCTATGATAGTTATCCTTTGTGCCAACAGTGAGAAAATTAACATGGGTGTCGTAACTAATAATAAAATTGTACAATTGTATCTACGAATTGCACGTAAAATAAGAGATAATATTTAATGATTTACAAGTAAAGGACAAATATTTAATTCAAGATAATTCGGTTGTTAAAGGGTCTAAATCAGAAATAAATCTATTAAtatattaatcattttaaaaatctGAACAAGAGTGCACCCTGAGTTATAACTAAAACCTttttaatatatctttatttaccaCAATTCTTGTGCGTAAATTTATAAATCTTTTCAAAGTTATTGGTGAAGTCCCCTTATGATAAAAGTTATTTGTTTGCTAATATTTATCTTATTGGACATCAATTCTAAAGCCGAATACAGTAAATTACAAAACTGCTTTTccaatagtttgtttttatgacGGATATTTACTTGATCTAGTTGAACTTGATATCTTTACTGAACAAAAATCTAACCAATAAAACTGATTGTAAGTTACAAAGCAAAattcaaagctctgattcctttcacggatttggctatactttttggaccttttggattttagctcttcatcttttatataagctttggatttcaaatattttggtcacgagcatcactgaagagacatgtattgtcgaaatgcgcatctggtgaaagaaaattggtaccgttaatgtaattactaccactgggtcgatgcctctgctggtggactattagtccccgagggtatcaccagcccaggagccagtacttcagtactggcatgaaaatacggattttttgtgttattaaaatttgctgttacaaaatgatagaaattattataaattaaggaatgtatctccctcatgcaaagctctgattcctttcacggatttggctatactttttggaccttttggattttagctcttcatcttttttataagctttgaatttcaaatattttggtcacgagcatcactgaggagacatgtattgtcgaaatgcgcatctggtgcaagaaaattggtaccgttaatttaattACAGTCTCCAGAACTGAAAATGTCCAGTGtttaacaaaaaactaaaatgtaATTGACTTAATTAATTCAATTGTTTCCTTACTTTGGTCTTACAGGAGTTCATCCTGCAGAGCTGAGTTGAATCAGAAAGCAGCCtcttaaaaaagatttttttgttattttgagcaaaaacaataatttttccaGGGGAAAAAATTTAAATagtatattattataaattattgagCATTATAGGGTAAgctataaacatataaattaaattttggtGTTTTAGCATGCTAAATGGGAAACAACtcttaaaaaaaatctgacatcAATAAAAGACATCTGTTAATAAAACCAGGATCCAGTTGTCAAACTGGTTACCATATATGCACCCTAAATATTTTCCTAAGATGATTagattttctgtgtcattttggtctcttgtggagagttgtctcattggcaatcataccacatcttcttttttatatataagaatGAGTGATATGAATTCCCTCCAAAAGACATTACACATTTTGGTCAAGGAGGTGTTGTGTAACACGAGGACTCTATAAACATTTTTACCATTACAAATCAAAAACAAGTGTATTAACTACAAACAAATAGCTCAGAACTATTCAAAACATTAACACATGTAGGTTTTTAATAGCATCTAAAGTGTTAAAATACTAAGTAATTCATGCTTGGTCTTAATCtgtatgtttttaaaattaaatcttgtTTTATCTAAATCCACCCATATGATGAATGCACTAAGTATCCTAGTACAGTGACTGAACTGTACCTTGTACTGAAAGACCACTTGTTCTACTTTAAAGATGATATCACAAGTCATTTGTTGATGGAAAAACTATTTGATACTTCTGCAGgctttattatttgattttaaaacaagatttttaaaaagtttaaaagacgAAATACAGCTTTCATTTTAACATTAAACTAGTTACCTTCTCTTGCAAATTAAGCTAATTTTCTAGAGAACTTAATTCCCctatttttaagaatatttatacTTGGATATCTTAACTTTAAGAATGACGATATAAAGGAGATGTGGAGATTCATGCGGCATTGCcaatttgttatttttgtcaataggttgctgtctcattgatgtatacctGAACTTTATTAAGATTATTTtcatgtaaacaaaaaaatactgaaatatgtTTGATTCATATATTCCAGAAATCACATTCACAGTTGCAAACATTATATAAATCTATAACAATATGACTGTGCTCAAACAGGTCTTTAAactactttttttcttcaaatataaatCATATACATTCAGAAGATGGTCATAAACTTAGTTTTAACACTAATTTAGGTTATTATTCagcaatatttaaataatttaggctatttttatctttttaacacCCCGATTTAACGACTTATACAaagatatatcatatattttcatCTAAAGTTTTTGATATAATATACGATATcagaaatataattttcaatttctgaCCAAAATGAACAATGGCACTACAAACTCTAGATGATGTATGGTAAATATTTAGGCCTATGTTTGATCTTAATTATTGCTATCATAAAAAGTCTTCATTTTCACTTTTAAATACTATGTCTAATCTATTATGCTTTGTACAAGGTGTTAAAATAACCCAGTTTGATAACGACTGTATCAAATTCAATGTTAAATATTAAAGACAGATAATTAACAGTTAAGAATatggggtaatgtttttttttttgttatgaatatagaatatggaatagtttttgttctttttttaaaactagGATATATATCTTGAACAGTCGATCTACAAATGTTGTTATATACCGTGCCTGTGTATTTGATATGGGTTGGGTTAAGGaccaaaaatgtacatgtaatttcaGACTCTTCTAACAATGATGTTAAAATgaactttagtttcttctttcatttttttcttattattaatcTATTTTCTGTCAAGTTTTATTTTTCGTATTATAATAACAGCATAATCATCTTAAGAACATAAAACTCAACATTAGTTTTGAAACATGTATGACAGATGATCAGGATGGGGGtgttatatctgtatattatgtaaTGTTTACTCTTCTCTCCACAGGAGCTGGAGTTATAATATATTATCAACCAACCAAGTTTttacaggggggggggggtggtctttcatttttattatttaatttttataatttttcttaatTCGCTGCCTATTTTGCCAGTTATTCACGATTCTTCATATTTAGAAgttattaaactttatttttagacccatttttctctattttttattcgCTTGCCCTTTATTCTGGAccttttgcccattattctctattctgtaaacccttAGATCAAGACCCTCATGACAGGTAtccatttaaaataaatcaaGACTGATACTATACATTAACTTAATTTTACAAGTGATTTATATACTTATCTCTTGTCAGTAGAAAAAAAAGCAATGTGAATATAACATTCTTGCTATTCTAAATTCATAATTATTCGTAGGATACCAATTTTCTAAGTTTGCATGGGTAAACCACAAGTTTGAATGTTTAATAAAGTAAAATTGGCATTTGGCATAAATTCAGACTTTGGCAActgcaaaatcaaatacatgtatacacaaataGCCCTTATTTTCTCATTCCTGTTTGAGATAGtcctgcatgaaatatttgccactggatgttaagcaaccaacaattaatctcattccaagaaaattggtaccaataaaaaatcaattaattaaCAATTATTTGTCAAATTGGATCTTGTGGTGTCCTTCATTTCATTCTTCTTTAACATTTTAGACCATTCTTTTTTACCCTTATATTATTCAttctttaaccctttcctccataatgacgcctttgacgccaccccctttactccataatgacgccttttgacgacTGTGTAATGCATGTTGAAACATTCTCCTACAAAAATCTGTATCAGACTTAATAaaaatttgtatctaatataaaaaggatattcatgagaatatacgactggaatttcattgatgaaatatttgttttcccaTTATGCATTAagactttaaacctgatgatttttttttattgaaacaatcctatgcaaatcaagtatgtaaaaaaaaaatctatagagGAAAGGGTTAAACATGTCCTTCAGAACCCCTATATTCCCTATTTCCTATATTTTGTAACCCATttatctctattctttatttgtttggCCTTTTATTCTACTAATTTTACTCATTATTTTCCATTCTTTAAACCCCATTCTGACCTTCAGCATACAAGGACAAAATTAGGAAACTCCAAATCAAAAGTAGACCCAAAGTTAGCTTAAGGCATGGCTGAATGCAAATAAGTATACATGAAAACAATAAACTGGTTTGATTTACATTATACCTTgcataagaaattaagaaaattgATAAATTCTAGATGAAtcgataaatgtaaaaaaaaaatggattaattATATTACTGTGCAATACGTCTTTCTGGAATTAGATGA
Above is a window of Mytilus galloprovincialis chromosome 7, xbMytGall1.hap1.1, whole genome shotgun sequence DNA encoding:
- the LOC143083302 gene encoding opioid growth factor receptor-like, which translates into the protein MNESSKDKSKQTTMGSYFTRQSKDKEKDKKEKMEEDKPTNFIDRKTRFKNSSTNDDWTSGWSTGWSSGDWKKKDTEDYRNGYPGKKDRLDETNNLEFYKNELKSYPDGDLIDNIHKKWWGNYKLLERHHGYIQWLFPIRESGMNYHAQILQKHEAEGIMKDEKAHRRVLKSYKMMLDFYGMQIKDEVTGEIEKAENWKERFSHLNRSYHNYLRITRILKCLGELGYEHMKVRFLEFIIEEALEKKTLKNCYESCKDYWVETLRADDERKRLQDYMRKVEEGYESGDDKYGRHSNKADDSNMSNLVSNHNDVDMDDDSQEMKHYAKVVEEGSEKVPLESQMSLDNIIDQGKSEIDNKCDEGGEIRDSDAMDTEQGQKQEENLGKDHNKETGQKSEGNSETDTKQDVSTSQAKSNTQTDSQDTQSYNLQNI